One genomic window of Coffea eugenioides isolate CCC68of chromosome 1, Ceug_1.0, whole genome shotgun sequence includes the following:
- the LOC113761207 gene encoding casein kinase 1-like protein HD16: MSELRAGVRLGLCGSPTVVPPVLPPAAAGEGKEIVEKKARKGKVEGEAAGVGFAGKYIKTRAAKAKAAAEAAGKVAEVEEELKVVKRVRKGKAKADNKEKEKVKEEEEEEAAVVVEEKVKKMGDESGGMSAKGSAGLEDDASLASFPDKVQVGGSPMYKVERKLGKGGFGQVFLGRRVSGGERTTGPGAVEVALKFEHRNSKGCSYGPPYEWQVYNTLGGSHGVPKVHYKGKQGDYYVMVMDMLGPSLWDVWNSSGQSMSGEMVACIAVESLSILEKLHAKGYVHGDVKPENFLLGQPSTPQEKKLFLVDLGLATKWRDSTRGQHVEYDQRPDIFRGTVRYASVHAHLGRTASRRDDLESLAYTLIFLHRGRLPWQGFQGDNKSFQVAKKKMATAPEALCCFCPAPLREFLETVVNLKFDEEPKYSKLISIFEGMIAADPATRPLNTDGAQKIIQIGQKRPRLNLDEDEEEQPRKKVRMGVPASQWVSIYNARKPMKQRYHYNVSDARLAQHVERGVEDGLYISSVASCSNLWAIIMDAGTNFTSQVFEISPFFLHKEWIMDQWDKNYYISCLAGATNGSSLVVMSKGTMYNQQSYKVSDSFPFKWINKKWKEGFHVTSMATAGTRWAVVMSRNSGFSDQVVELDFLYPSEGIHKRWDSGYRITATAATWDQAALILSVPRRKLLDETQETLRTSQFPSTHVKEKWAKNLYLASLCYGRTVC, encoded by the exons ATGTCGGAGTTGCGGGCCGGAGTTCGTCTAGGCCTTTGTGGTTCGCCGACAGTAGTTCCACCGGTTTTGCCGCCAGCAGCGGCTGGGGAAGGAAAGGAAATAGTAGAAAAGAAGGCGAGGAAGGGGAAAGTAGAAGGAGAGGCGGCAGGTGTTGGGTTTGCTGGGAAGTATATTAAAACTCGTGCTGCGAAAGCTAAAGCAGCGGCGGAAGCGGCGGGGAAGGTAGCTGAGGTAGAGGAGGAGTTAAAGGTGGTGAAAAGGgtaagaaagggaaaagctaaGGCGGataacaaggaaaaggaaaaggtaaaggaggaggaggaagaagaagcgGCGGTGGTGGTTGAGGAAAAGGTCAAAAAGATGGGGGATGAAAGTGGGGGTATGAGTGCTAAAGGGAGTGCTGGACTAGAAGATGATGCTTCTCTTGCATCTTTTCCTGATAAG GTGCAAGTTGGAGGCTCACCCATGTATAAGGTTGAGAGGAAATTAGGTAAAGGTGGCTTTGGACAGGTATTTTTGGGTCGTCGTGTTTCTGGTGGAGAGCGGACAACAGGTCCTGGAGCTGTGGAG GTAGCTCTGAAATTTGAGCATAGAAATAGCAAAGGCTGCAGCTATGGTCCTCCATATGAGTGGCAGGTTTACAa CACTCTTGGAGGTAGCCATGGAGTGCCTAAAGTACACTATAAAGGAAAACAAGGAGACTACTATGTAATG GTCATGGACATGTTAGGGCCCAGCTTGTGGGATGTTTGGAACTCCTCAGGGCAGTC GATGTCTGGGGAAATGGTTGCTTGCATTGCAGTTGAATCCTTGTCAATATTGGAGAAGCTGCATGCAAAAGG GTATGTGCATGGGGATGTAAAGCCTGAGAACTTTTTGCTCGGCCAGCCATCAACACCTCAAGAAAAGAAGTTGTTTCTTGTAGATTTAGGATTAG CAACTAAGTGGAGAGACAGCACCAGGGGGCAACATGTTGAATATGATCAACGTCCTGACATATTCAG AGGGACTGTCCGCTATGCTAGTGTGCATGCTCACTTAGGAAGGACTGCTAGTAGAAGGGATGATTTAGAATCGCTTGCATATACGCTTATTTTTCTCCACAGAGGCAGGTTGCCATGGCAAGGTTTTCAG GGTGATAACAAATCATTCCAGGTGGCTAAGAAAAAGATGGCAACAGCTCCTGAAGCGCTATGTTGCTTTTGCCCTGCCCCTCTCAGAGAATTTCTTGAAACTGTTGTTAACTTGAAATTTGACGAAGAGCCAAAGTATTCAAAGTTAATATCTATTTTTGAGGGTATGATTGCTGCCGATCCTGCAACCCGACCATTAAATACAGATGGTGCTCAAAAG ATTATCCAAATCGGCCAAAAGCGACCCAGATTGAATCTTGATGAGGATGAAGAGGAACAGCCGAGGAAGAAAGTTCGTATGGGAGTCCCAGCATCACAATGGGTTTCAATTTACAATGCTAGGAAGCCTATGAAACagag GTACCATTATAATGTATCGGATGCAAGATTAGCGCAACATGTAGAAAGAGGGGTAGAAGATGGGTTGTATATAAGTTCTGTGGCATCATGTTCCAACTTGTGGGCTATTATTATGGATGCTGGGACTAATTTTACAAGCCAAGTTTTTGAGATATCACCTTTTTTCTTGCACAAG GAGTGGATTATGGACCAGTGGGACAAGAACTACTATATCAGCTGTCTTGCTGGTGCAACCAATGGAAGTTCGTTAGTGGTAATGTCAAAAG GCACCATGTATAACCAACAATCTTACAAAGTAAGTGATTCCTTTCCATTCAAGTGGATTAACAAGAAGTGGAAGGAAGGGTTTCACGTGACATCTATGGCTACTGCTGGTACTCGGTGGGCTGTGGTCATGTCCCGAAACTCTGGCTTCAGTGATCAG GTTGTGGAGCTTGATTTTCTTTATCCCAGTGAGGGCATTCATAAACGGTGGGATAGTGGTTACCGAATTACAGCCACTGCTGCTACCTGGGATCAAGCTGCTCTTATCTTGAGTGTGCCTCGGCGCAAACTGCTTGATGAGACTCAGGAAACTCTAAGAACATCTCAGTTCCCAAGCACCCATGTTAAG GAAAAATGGGCAAAGAACCTCTATCTTGCTTCCCTGTGCTATGGGCGGACTgtgtgttga
- the LOC113750696 gene encoding DNA (cytosine-5)-methyltransferase CMT3, translated as MGKRKGSSTPAASREKSRASSFSSSVEKKSKRQRMKVESVPANADSDFMEEPDVVVVSDDDEREDGGEVEGESLSMSPAERKTKRRVLAENEEEGDFRFLGEPVADKEARCRWPHRYAVKQKRKQNAVLKDSKGEDDSEEFIDAKRHFTQAEVDGQIFNLEDDAYVQAEEGKRNYICKIVEMFEGTDGMPYFTAQWFYRAEDTIITECHVFIDEKRVFFSEVKNDNPLDCLVKRLRIVRLPPNMDLECKDAAKSNCDYYYDMMFLLPHCTFMSLPPENNGAGSDSGSTISSEADAAGAVVSGVEVSQEANHLEMRLLDLYSGCGAMSTGLCLGANSTGVKLVTKWAVDINKYACESLKWNHPETEVRNESAENFLLLIKEWERLCVSYALVESNVLPHPYVNSSNEQVDEVGGDDEDDDVDDSDGNSSEVFEVKEVLAMCYGDPKESGTVGLYCKIRWKGYGPDDETWEPIDGLSDCQEKVKEFVTKGYKRKILPLPGNVDVICGGPPCQGISGFNRFRNTDQPLQDEKNKQLAVFMDIVAFLKPRFVLMENVVDLIKFSKGYLGRYAFARLLAMNYQARLGMMAAGAYGLPQFRMRVFMWGAVPKEKLPQYPLPTHDVVVRGVVPKEFESNTVAYEEGSKVELEEELFLEDAISDLPPVENDEPRDEMPYGGASKTEFQNFIRLRKDEMPGSLGFGLEVAPHLLYDHRPLQLNRDDYSRVCQIPKKKGANFRDLPGVRVRADNKVEWDPDIERVYLPSGKPLVPDYAMTFVGGSSCKPFGRLWWNETVPTVVTRAEPHNQTILHPKQDRVLTIRENARLQGFPDYYKLFGPIKERYIQVGNAVAVPVARALGFSLALALKGLSGDEPVLQLPKSFPNNVELPAEVSS; from the exons ATGGGGAAGAGGAAGGGTTCATCGACGCCGGCAGCTTCGAGGGAGAAATCTAGggcttcttctttttcttcttcggTAGAGAAGAAGTCGAAGCGACAAAGAATGAAAGTTGAGTCGGTTCCGGCAAATGCGGATAGTGATTTCATGGAGGAGCCGGACGTGGTGGTTGTGTCGGATGACGATGAACGGGAGGATGGAGGTGAGGTCGAGGGAGAGAGCTTGTCTATGTCGCCGGCTGAGAGGAAGACAAAAAGGCGCGTTCTTGCGGAAAATGAGGAGGAAGGTGATTTTCGGTTTCTTGGTGAGCCTGTTGCTGACAAGGAGGCTCGTTGTCGGTGGCCTCATCGATATGCAGTCAAGCAAAAG AGGAAACAAAATGCAGTTTTAAAAGACTCAAAAGG TGAGGATGACTCTGAAGAATTTATCGATGCTAAAAGACACTTCACTCAAGCAGAAGTTGATGGGCAGATTTTTAACTTGGAAGATGATGCTTATGTACAG GCTGAAGaaggtaaaagaaattacatctGCAAAATAGTGGAGATGTTTGAGGGAACTGATGGCATGCCGTATTTCACTGCTCAGTGGTTTTACAGGGCCGAGGATACT ATCATTACAGAATGTCATGTCTTTATAGACGAAAAGCGAGTATTCTTTTCTGAAGTCAAGAATGACAATCCTTTGGACTGTCTGGTTAAGAGACTTAGGATCGTCCGGCTGCCACCAAAT ATGGATTTGGAATGCAAGGATGCTGCAAAATCAAATTGTGACTATTATTATGACATGATGTTCTTACTGCCTCACTGCACGTTTATGAGCTTGCCGCCTG AGAATAATGGAGCTGGAAGTGATTCTGGCTCTACAATATCGAGTGAAGCTGATGCTGCTGGAGCAGTGGTTAGTGGTGTAGAGGTCTCCCAAGaagcaaaccacttggagatgaGGCTACTGGACCTGTATTCAGGCTGTGGGGCAATGTCCACTGGACTTTGCCTGGGAGCTAATAGCACTGGTGTTAAGCTTGTTACC AAATGGGCAGTTGATATAAACAAGTATGCATGTGAAAGTCTAAAATGGAACCATCCGGAGACTGAG GTACGAAATGAATCTGCCGAGAACTTTTTGCTtttgattaaggagtgggagaGGCTTTGTGTCTCTTATGCATTAGTAGAAAGCAATGTTCTACCACATCCGTATGTTAACTCGTCAAATGAGCAAGTAGATGAAGTTGGTGGAGATGATGAAGATGACGATGTTGATGATAGTGATGGTAATAGTTCTGAAGTTTTTGAAGTCAAAGAGGTATTGGCTATGTGCTATGGGGATCCAAAAGAGAGTGGTACTGTTGGACTTTACTGTAAG ATTCGCTGGAAAGGTTATGGACCAGATGATGAAACATGGGAGCCTATAGACGGTTTAAG TGATTGTCAAGAGAAGGTGAAGGAATTCGTCACTAAAGGTTACAAAAGAAAGATTTTGCCTTTGCCT GGAAATGTCGATGTTATATGTGGGGGCCCTCCTTGCCAAGGAATAAGTGGGTTTAACCGATTTCGGAATACAGACCAACCATTACAAGATGAAAAAAATAAGCAGCTTGCCGTCTTCATGGATATTGTGGCTTTTCTAAAGCCTAGATTTGTGTTGATGGAAAATGTTGTTGATTTGATTAAGTTTTCCAAAGGGTATCTTGGGAGGTATGCTTTTGCTCGGCTTCTTGCTATGAACTATCAAGCACGACTTGGAATGATGGCTGCTGGTGCTTATGGTCTCCCACAGTTTAGAATGCGTGTCTTTATGTGGGGTGCTGTTCCTAAAGAG AAGTTGCCTCAGTACCCATTGCCTACCCATGATGTCGTTGTGAGAGGGGTTGTTCCCAAGGAATTTGAG TCCAATACTGTAGCTTATGAAGAAGGTTCAAAAGTTGAATTGGAGGAGGAGCTTTTTCTTGAAGATGCTATTTCTGATCTTCCACCG GTTGAAAATGACGAGCCACGAGATGAAATGCCATATGGTGGTGCGTCCAAGACTGAATTTCAAAACTTCATCAGATTGAGGAAAGATG AAATGCCAGGTAGTCTAGGCTTTGGATTAGAAGTAGCTCCACATTTGCTGTATGACCATCGGCCGCTCCAACTAAATAGGGATGATTATAGTCGGGTGTGTCAGATTCCCAAGAAGAAG GGTGCAAACTTTAGAGATTTGCCTGGTGTAAGAGTCCGTGCTGATAACAAGGTGGAATGGGATCCAGATATAGAGCGTGTCTATCTGCCCTCAGGAAAACCTTTG GTACCTGATTATGCTATGACTTTTGTTGGTGGATCTTCATGCAA GCCGTTTGGACGATTGTGGTGGAATGAGACAGTACCTACAGTTGTCACACGAGCAGAACCTCACAATCAG ACCATATTGCATCCAAAGCAAGACAGAGTCCTTACAATCCGAGAGAACGCCAGACTCCAAGGATTTCCTGATTATTACAAACTTTTTGGCCCCATTAAAGAAAG GTACATTCAAGTTGGCAACGCAGTTGCTGTGCCTGTTGCTCGCGCTTTAGGATTTTCTTTAGCTTTGGCTTTGAAGGGTTTGTCAGGCGACGAACCAGTACTGCAATTACCAAAGAGCTTTCCAAATAATGTCGAACTTCCTGCAGAAGTGTCTTCATGA
- the LOC113783332 gene encoding uncharacterized protein LOC113783332, translating to MKKAAAEASSKSNNGGTETKGQKKPQFRPALDDTKPILKDPILRSDPIETEEAVLRLPPFPIDKLKKSQKFAS from the exons atgaagaaagCAGCAGCAGAGGCTTCGAGCAAGAGCAACAATGGCGGAACTGAAACGAAAGGCCAGAAAAAACCCCAATTTAGACCTGCTCTCGATGACACTAAGCCAATTCTCAAAGACCCA ATATTGAGATCGGACCCTATTGAGACTGAGGAAGCTGTTCTTCGGTTGCCCCCTTTTCCAATCGACAAattgaaaaaatcccaaaaatttGCTTCCTAA